The Acidithiobacillus thiooxidans ATCC 19377 DNA window TTCTCCATGTTTAAGCAATTTCCTCAGGCGGAATACAAAAAAAAGTGTGTGTGCAAGCATCCAGGCCGTATGAAGGGATAGAAGGCATACAGGGAAAAGTGAAAATAACTACTCCATCAGCAGTAGAGAACGGCCATCAATGCAGGCGATCTTCTGGTCCAGGCAGGTCATCAGAATGTATGGCTGGTGGTACGACATCAATGTCGAGTTCCGTTTGTCTTGGCCCGCTTTCTTGTGGAGGGGATGCTTCGGAGGCAAGTTCGTTGGCGCGGGTTTCCCGAAGCGACGCAGAAGCGGTTATGTCACCCGGTAAAATTTCCTCACTGGCATAATCCCTTAACTTGTCTGCTTCCTTGCGCAAATCGTCCAGCAAAAGCTGCTGCTCTACTTCAGAACGCAGACCATTCATGGTACGGCGCATGACACCGTACCACTTGCCTGCAGTTCGAGCCATTTCAGGCATTTTTTCCGGGCCGACCACCAGCAGAACAATAATGCCCAGAAGTGCCAGTTCGCCAAAACTGAAATCAAACATGACCGATCAACGATTAACGGTTTCGTGCTCTTTACTGGGCTGAACGCTGGCATCGATGGTATGACCAATGCTCGCATCCTTTTTCTCTTCTTCCTCTTCCTTGACGGCAGAACGGAAGCTTTTGATTGCAGAGCCTAGATCCGAGCCAACATTCCGCAATTTTGCGGTGCCGAACAGGGCTACAACAATCAATAAAATAATAATCAAATGCCAGATACTAAAAGCGCCCATCACTGCTCTCCTTGCCCCGAAAGGGCTATGCGCTACAACCTAACTCTTTGACCATAGAAAAAAAATTCTGTTGCGTCAAGCCAGCGGACGCCTTGCAGCTTTTTCATCCAGGCCGGAAATTCCTTCGCGTTTCGCCAGTTCAGCGAGGACATCATCTACATGCAAATCCTGTTCCTCCAGAGCCACCATCAGGTGAAACAGCAGGTCAGCAGCCTCGGCAATAATCGGTTTTTTCTCATGATTTTTGCAGGCCAACACAAATTCTGTGGCTTCTTCGCCCACTTTTTTCAGGATCCGGTCCTGGCCGCCATGGAGCAGTTGCGCGACGTAGGACTGGCCGGGATCAGCCTGTCGACGTTGATGTAAGGTGCTCTGCAGGCTGTCGAGAATGCTGCCTGGGGGCGGAGCCTGGTGCTGCCAACCTTCGGCACCGGGCGCTCCCTGAAAAAAGCAGGTGGCCTCGCCGGTATGGCAGGCCGGCCCTTCCTGGATAACCCGCATCAGCAGTGTATCGCCGTCACAATCCAGGCGCAGATCGACCAGATGCTGAAAATGGCCGGAGCTTTCTCCCTTGCGCCAGAGGGCTTGCCGGGAACGTGACCAGTAGGTGCCCATCTCGTCCCGCAAAGTCGCTGTTAAGGCTTCGGCATTCATCCAGGCGAGCATCAGGACCCTACCGCTGCGGGCATCCTGGGCAATGGCCGGAACCAGACCATCGGCATTCCAGCGTACGGCTGCCAGGAGAGCGTTGTACTGGTTATCACCCATGCCGCTATAAACCCCCGAAGTATGTGTGTTTCTATAAACTACGCAATATGTCTGATGCTGGATGCACAGCCGGCGTTTTCAGATGCTTTCCCGCACGGGAATACCGGCTTTGACCATTTCGGCTTTGACTTCGGCAATGCGAAACTGTCCGAAATGAAAAACACTGGCGGCCAGCACGGCGTCGGCATGACCTTGCACAACGCCTTCGGCAAAATGTTCAATGGCACCGACGCCACCCGAAGCGATAACCGGAACCGGAACCGCATCACTGACAGCGCGGGTCAGCTCCAGATCAAATCCCACACCGGTTCCATCCCGATCCATACTGGTCAGCAGGATTTCTCCGGCGCCATAGTCCGCCATCTGCTGCGCCCAGGTGATGGCGTTGAGACCGGTGGAATGACGGCCTCCGTGGGTGAATACCTCCCAGTGGTCATCGACGCGTTTGGCATCAATAGCGACCACGATGCAGGAGTTGCCAAAACGCCGGGCCGCCGCACGCACCAGTTCCGGTTCCTTGACGGCCGCACTATTGATGCTGACTTTGTCCGCACCTGCCAGCAGCAGGGTGCGGATGTCGTCGACGCTGCGCACCCCGCCACCGACGGTCAGAGGGATGAATACCTGGGCAGCAACTGCCGAAACTACCTCTGCCAGGGTGCCCCTTTGTTCATAACTGGCCGAAATATCGAGAAAAGTCAGCTCGTCAGCGCCTTCATCATTGTAGCGTTTGGCCACTTCTACCGGGTCACCGGCATCGCGCAGGGCGACGAACTGGACACCTTTGACGACGCGGCCATGGTCAATATCCAGACAGGGAATGATGCGCCTGGAAAGCATGGCCCTAAGCCTCGGCCTGGGCGCGGGCACTGGCAAAGTCCAGTGTCCCTTCATAAATCGCCCGGCCGGTGATGGCACCCATTACCCCATCGTCTTCGTGGGCTTTGAGCGCCAGCACCTGGTCGAGGTCGGCAATGCCTCCCGAGGCGATGACCGGAACCGGGACGGCCTGCGCCAGTGCTACCGTGGCGGGTATATTGGGTCCACTCAACATGCCGTCGCGGCTGATATCAGTGTAGATAATGGCTTCGATGCCATCGGCAGCAAAATGTTGGGCAAGATCCACGGGATCGTGGCGGGACAGCTTGGACCAGCCTTCGGTGGCTACCTTGCCATCCCGGGCGTCAATGCCGACCATGATGTGGCCGGGAAAGCTGACGGCTGCATCGCGGACGAAGCCCGGTGCCTTGACTGCCTGGGTGCCGATAATGACATAGCGCACCCCCGCCTGGATGTAGGTTTCAATTTGTTCCTCGCTGCGGATGCCACCGCCAACCTGAATTTCCAGGTCTGGAAAGTGTTCACAAATGGCCGCGATGGCTTTGGCATTGACCGGCTCACCCTGTACGGCTCCATCCAGATCAACAATATGCAGACGTTTTGCGCCACCATCTACCCAGCGCTGGGCCGTGGCAACAGGATCATCAGAAAAAATGGTATGGTCTTCCATGCGTCCCTGGCGCAAGCGCACACAACTGCCGCCTTTAAGGTCGATGGCCGGAATCAACAGCATGACAACATCCTCCGTAAAAAATTTTTCAGCAAGATCAGCTCAGATGGCACATTGGGAGCCGCAGTCTCCATCCCAGGCAAGAAAATTGCCGAGCAGGCGCAGGCCGGCGCTGCCACTTTTTTCCGGGTGACATTGCATGGCAAAAAGGTTGTCCGCTGCGACAGCTGCACAGAAGGGAAAAGCATAATCGCTGAAAGCCGCGAGGATTTCCGGTGCAGAAGGCTCCACGTAATACGAATGCACAAAATAAAATTGGGCATTTTGCGGAACACCGGCGAACAGCGGGTGATCCACCAGTTGATGCAACTCATTCCAGCCCATGTGCGGGATTTTCAGGCGACGACCATCGGCGCTGTGCAGGGCTTCTTCGGGAAAGGGGATGACGCGGCCCGGCAGGAGGCCAAGACCCGCATGTTCGCCATGTTCTTCACTGCTGTCCATCAGCATCTGCATGCCCAGACAGATGCCCAGAAAGGGGCGGGTCTGGGCAGCTACGCGGACAAAATCGCTGAGTTCGCGCGCTTCCAATGCCGCCATACAATCCCCGAAGGCACCAACACCGGGGAAAATAATGCGATCCGTAGTGGCCAGTTCACTCACCTGATCACTGACAACGGCTTTACCGCCCAGGTACTCCACGGCCTTGGCTACGGAATAGAGGTTCCCCATCCCGTAATCAATAATGCCCACCCTGTTACCGTTCATAGGCTCAGGGTTCCTTTGGTACTGGGGATATTACCGGCCATTCGGGGGTCGGGGCTGACCGCCATGCGCAGGGCGCGACCACAGGCCTTGAACAGGGTTTCGGCAATGTGGTGGGTATTACGGCCGCGCAAGGCATCCAGATGCAGGGTGAGCATGGCGTGGTTGACGAATCCCTGAAAAAACTCATGGAAAAGATCCACATCAAAGCCGCCAACCTGGGCGCGCGGGAATTCTACGGCAAACACCAGACCGGGGCGGCCGGAAAGATCCACAACCACCCGCGACAGGGCTTCGTCCAGAGGTACATAAGCGTGTCCATAGCGCTGGATGCC harbors:
- the tatB gene encoding Sec-independent protein translocase protein TatB, which codes for MFDFSFGELALLGIIVLLVVGPEKMPEMARTAGKWYGVMRRTMNGLRSEVEQQLLLDDLRKEADKLRDYASEEILPGDITASASLRETRANELASEASPPQESGPRQTELDIDVVPPAIHSDDLPGPEDRLH
- the tatA gene encoding Sec-independent protein translocase subunit TatA; the encoded protein is MGAFSIWHLIIILLIVVALFGTAKLRNVGSDLGSAIKSFRSAVKEEEEEKKDASIGHTIDASVQPSKEHETVNR
- the hisIE gene encoding bifunctional phosphoribosyl-AMP cyclohydrolase/phosphoribosyl-ATP diphosphatase HisIE, which encodes MGDNQYNALLAAVRWNADGLVPAIAQDARSGRVLMLAWMNAEALTATLRDEMGTYWSRSRQALWRKGESSGHFQHLVDLRLDCDGDTLLMRVIQEGPACHTGEATCFFQGAPGAEGWQHQAPPPGSILDSLQSTLHQRRQADPGQSYVAQLLHGGQDRILKKVGEEATEFVLACKNHEKKPIIAEAADLLFHLMVALEEQDLHVDDVLAELAKREGISGLDEKAARRPLA
- the hisF gene encoding imidazole glycerol phosphate synthase subunit HisF; translated protein: MLSRRIIPCLDIDHGRVVKGVQFVALRDAGDPVEVAKRYNDEGADELTFLDISASYEQRGTLAEVVSAVAAQVFIPLTVGGGVRSVDDIRTLLLAGADKVSINSAAVKEPELVRAAARRFGNSCIVVAIDAKRVDDHWEVFTHGGRHSTGLNAITWAQQMADYGAGEILLTSMDRDGTGVGFDLELTRAVSDAVPVPVIASGGVGAIEHFAEGVVQGHADAVLAASVFHFGQFRIAEVKAEMVKAGIPVRESI
- the hisA gene encoding 1-(5-phosphoribosyl)-5-[(5-phosphoribosylamino)methylideneamino]imidazole-4-carboxamide isomerase, producing MLLIPAIDLKGGSCVRLRQGRMEDHTIFSDDPVATAQRWVDGGAKRLHIVDLDGAVQGEPVNAKAIAAICEHFPDLEIQVGGGIRSEEQIETYIQAGVRYVIIGTQAVKAPGFVRDAAVSFPGHIMVGIDARDGKVATEGWSKLSRHDPVDLAQHFAADGIEAIIYTDISRDGMLSGPNIPATVALAQAVPVPVIASGGIADLDQVLALKAHEDDGVMGAITGRAIYEGTLDFASARAQAEA
- the hisH gene encoding imidazole glycerol phosphate synthase subunit HisH, which codes for MNGNRVGIIDYGMGNLYSVAKAVEYLGGKAVVSDQVSELATTDRIIFPGVGAFGDCMAALEARELSDFVRVAAQTRPFLGICLGMQMLMDSSEEHGEHAGLGLLPGRVIPFPEEALHSADGRRLKIPHMGWNELHQLVDHPLFAGVPQNAQFYFVHSYYVEPSAPEILAAFSDYAFPFCAAVAADNLFAMQCHPEKSGSAGLRLLGNFLAWDGDCGSQCAI
- the hisB gene encoding imidazoleglycerol-phosphate dehydratase HisB; translation: MKPRQAEVERNTLETQIRVQINLDGSGQADLHTGLPFLDHMIHQIVRHGLFDLSIQAQGDLDIDAHHTVEDIGITLGQAFAQAVGDKSGIQRYGHAYVPLDEALSRVVVDLSGRPGLVFAVEFPRAQVGGFDVDLFHEFFQGFVNHAMLTLHLDALRGRNTHHIAETLFKACGRALRMAVSPDPRMAGNIPSTKGTLSL